The stretch of DNA ATGGACTGATGCTTCTAAGTTATTCATCAAGCTAATTAACAAGGAGAAACTAATTACTACCGAGAATAAGTAGAGGAAATATACCATTTCAacaaaaataccccccccccaaaaaaaggtcACAAACCAATCGCATACAGAACTTTATACGCGGAATGAATTATATCGATCGAGAAATGTAAAGTATGAGTCTTCCTTCATTAATACTAAAACatcattcaaaaaaaaagaatcttttTCAGAAAGATAATAATTTCAAAACTACAGCGTTTTAAATAGAAAAtcaaaaataatagttttttttatagtttttttgatgcattttcattttccacgtttatttttttctcaataaagCCAAATATAAAATAGTTTGTGTTTGGTGGTTTACAGATTTGGGATTTATTCTTAAATCCCTCCTTCCCATActaattattcatatttaacGCTTTCATATGATATATGAGCATTCTAGTTGGTGTTTTTTCTCAATGGTATATCACAGCTGATactcctgcttgaatacaggtgacttttATTCAGAATAATATTACCTCCTGGCAAGTTATGGTGTTTTATAAGGGCCATTTGCTTGCCACCATTAGCAAGCCACTTCACAGCCTTTAtcatgtccatacctgggaactctctgggttttacCCTAAgtttcagggtttttgccccaaatcTCAGGGTTTCAAGGGACAGATTTTTAGGGTCACACAGGTTGGAGCTGATTCATTCCTATTCTTCACTGCtctgatcatatataagattcCCAAATGGTGCTTtggctaccagtatgttatggtggatatccctgcttgaatgcaggtgagtcAATTACGTGTTTCTTTACATAACGACAAGGTTTCCACGAGGAACGGTACTTAGAACCATTAGGCGAGTTAACACATTAGGCGAGTCACTAAAACCTGCATGATGAGCTacttaagggttaatatttaaagagcctCATTTAGAAAGCTCCCAGGCATACTCAcggagaaagggttaatattccaaTTCTCATAGTTTAGAAAGGCTGGGGCGGAAAACACTGaatttaatataaagttttgAACTCAAACTCAAATATTTGGATTAGATTTACCATTTTCTACCCGTCCGTTAAAACCCAcagattttatattaaaaaaaaggcgaagaactattaatattaattctGAAATGAAATAAAGTTTTGGTTTCCAATCATTTGCATTTTTCATATGACCTTGCGCTACTATTCACAGATCATTTCACTTTATTTACTATAATTTAGgatgataaaataataagagtaataataaacaactctaataataaataaacatttaatgtataataataaatataataaaaaaaacataacatagctTTTTCGAGATATCTGcacatttattctttattaattacaatatttttaaaatattttttaatatttaaatatttaaaataagtaaCAGCACAGCGTACATCGAGACATCAGCACTGTGTccgatatttttattatatatataatattaatgataataatactaataataattattacatatCTACAATTTACTCTTTAGTGCGGACAGCGCTGTCATCAGTAAGAGCGCCATGGGACATGCATAGATAATAATTTTgcctatatttattatatatttaaaaataatcctaTTGGGGCTTAGAAACAGAAACGCACAAATAAAACGAtcaaaatcacaataaaaatgtcttGAAATTCTgttgaaaaaaatgctttttaagtACATCGTATAAGTAGAGCTATAAGGACTACAGAGGGGCAATTAACCGATTTAAAGTATGATTCGGTCTCGGAGACGTCCGCTTGGCGATCTAACCGGATATCTTTATgggttcattttttatatatttatatattaatttatatttatgaaatgATTGTAGAATTCTAGATTCCGTCCCTTTCGAACAGACTCCGTCCCCGCTGTCTCCGAGCGGCGATAGGCAGCCGGGGTATTAAGCGCCTTTGTCTATGCCCTGCTTGGACACAGGTCGTGTCATTGTGCGCCCGGGCTCGCCAGATGCATGCGCAGCAGAAACATGTTAATGGCGGGTTATTTCTGCTAGGATTTACATATAGACGGCGGCGCGAGCCGAGATCAGCCCCGCAGACTCACACAGCGCGTTTCTGCATTGCCTGGATACAGGGAAAGGTGATCAGATTTCTGGGTCAGAATCCTCTTTATATTCTCATTTTGgggatgtttttttggggtgctGATCCCCGGCATCTGCTTTTTTGGGTTCTGTGAATGCTTGGGGTACGCGATCTGATCCCCAAATTCCAccaaaataatcaataatcGCACAATTCACTGGAAtcttataacaaatatatttacctTCATGCAAACAGAACATTTGACggaagatcggccccattcggcccgctTAGTCTTCCCGTTAtacctgctttaaagactcaaaccttaatcagtcgttggcctcgtcaggagccatatgcctatcccatgcgtgatTAAattccccttactgtattaacctctaccacttctgctgggaggctgttctacttatctaccaccttctcagtaaggTTAAACCCTATCTTACCTCTAAGCCTGCCGTACAATTAGATTATTAAactataatttgcattttatatatatatatatatctatatatctatatatatctatatattattatctatattatacatgtatatatatatctattatctatatatattatctatattatacatgtatatatatatatatctatctattatctatatatattatctatattatacatgtgtgtgtatatatatatatatatatatatgtatacctaGTCAATAACAAGAGTTCTGCACTagcccttatataaaatatatcattttattgtacaaaaattaatacataaaaaacatacaaaatattaaattatatagacaacagaggttTGTTAGGAAGATAATCAGAGCATATAGAGGAAATATGGTTATGTTACATAAAGTGTCTGGAGTGCATGTAAACCATCATGAAGATATAAAGGTGCTAAGTTATTCAAATATCATTGTGTCTTACTCTATATAGAGTGCACCTATCCATTTTATGGCTATGAAAAAGTATATACATGGTAAATATCGCTCACTATGGAGTTGACCAGTATATAAGGCACTATAGACATCCACAATAAATACCTAGGCAATTCCAATCATAAGAATAATATCCTAAGAGCAGTATGCTCCTTACCCATATTGTCCTCCGCGGAGGACAATATGGGTAAGGAGCATACTGCTCTTAGGATATTATTCTTATGATTGGAATTGCCTAGGTATTTATTGTGGATGTCTATAGTGCCTTATATACTGGTCAACTCCATAGTGAGCGATATTTACCATGTATATACTTTTTCATAGCCATAAAATGGATAGGTGCACTCTATATAGAGTAAGACACAATGATATTTGAATAACTTAGCACCTTTATATCTTCATGATGGTTTACATGCACTCCAGACACTTTATGTAACATAACCATATTTCCTCTATATGCTCTGATTATCTTCCTAACAaacctctgttgtctatataatttaatattttgtatgttttttatgtattaatttttgtacaataaaatgatatattttatataagggctAGTGCAGAACTCTTGTTATTGACTAGGTATACAAATTTACaggagtttccctgttttgaggCTTAGATCCTTATACATGccacaatatttataacattatgttATTTGTGAAGAGTGTGGTTGGATTCTTtcgtgttatatatatatatatatatatatatataccgtatattatctatctatatctatatattattattatctatagtatacatgtgtatatatatatatatatatataaattatctattatctatatattattatctatagtatacatgtatatatatatttatttgtatattttatattatatacttgtTTAAAgtgtcactttattattattttttatttagattctGCAAAAATGACATTTCACCCACACTGTAACCTTTACAAAGACTATTTGcacatatatttctatgttacaagttaaaaaaagagtatataaaagacatattatttataaaaatgtgatcACTAGAGagatgtgttaatgtatgtaaatatgacGATATCCTCTGGATTCCTGGTGAAAGTGATATGAATGGCTCTATCTGTCAATGTCACTAATGTTTACATAGGAGCCCTAGTGACGTCTCCCAGCTGTCAGTCACTGTAGCCCCGCCCATCCCCCTTGGCAGTCTGCTCCGGATGCAGCGCACGCGCAGCGAGTGGACGGCTGACAGAAGAGCGGTGACAAGAGAAGGGGCGGGGACGTGCGGCAGCCAATCAGCGCACAGCACAGTCTTTCATCCATCCACATTAGCAACGCCGCTAGCAACAGGTGGTTACGTCACGGGGAGCGCGCTGCGCGGCCCCGCGGTTCTGAGCATGGAGCTGTCCGCGGTTGGCGAGCGGGTCTTCGCAGCGGAGTCTCTGCTTAAGAGGCGAATTCGCAAGGTGGGTCAGTGGCGGCTAAGCTTGGTCTCTGGTCTAGGCCAGAATCCACGGGCTGTCTTGATTTGTAGAGCCCAGCGCAGGCAGGGGGCGCTGAGGAGCCAGGGAGGGAGCCAGTCGCCCTCCCTTCTTCGCTATCATCTGGGGGCTGGCCTGCTGCACGAAGCCTAACACTGGGTTCACTATCTTAGGCGCCTTAAAGAGTAGAGGCGAATCATGCAGGGTGGGGGGATCGGTACAAAGACAGCGAACTTACAATCAGCATCATAGGTACCCTGTATCTGGTGTGGGCAGACAGGCATTGGGGTATTAGGGGGGCGGCATTAGATGGGTATAGATACCCTGTGCCTGGACAGGCTGGCATTAGATGGGTATAGATACCCTGTGCCTGGACAGGCTGGCATTAGATGGGTATAGATACCCTGTGCCTGGACAGGCTGGCATTAGATGGGTATAGATACCCTGTGCCTGGACAGGCTGGCATTAGATGGGTATAGATACCCTGTGCCTGGACAGGCTGGCATTAGATGGGTATAGATACCCTGTGCCTGGACAGGCTGGCATTAGATTGGTATAGATATTGGCATTATATGTATTGGGAGAGTGACATTAGATGGGTATAGATACCCCACATCTGCACAGGCTGGCATTATGTGTATTGAGATAATGGCATTAGATTGGTATAGATACCCTGTGCCTGGACAGGCTGGcattatgtgtttattattcGGGTATTACCTGCCTTTGTACTGGGAGAATGGCACTAGATTGGTACACATAACCCGTAGGTGTGCTGGCATGGCAATACATTTTGTGAGACCAGTGTACGGGTCCTGTAGGGTTTCGGACGGTTCAGAGAGAAAACCAACCAGTTTCAtaatttttagaattttattaattttgcctGCTCCAGACCAGTGTAAACAGCCTTGTTTTGGAGGTGTTGAGCGGTCTTTTGGTGGGGTGGGCTGCAAACCATTCTGGAGCACAGAGGGCAGGGTTTGCTAATTCGCTCATTTTATATTGTAGGATTAGAGGTTTGTGTTGTGGGTGAACTGGTTTAGGGCCAAGCCACAAATCATTGAGCCACGTGTGAGTCAAACCACATTCTTCTCCTGCGTGGTGCTCATGGATCCAGGTTGGGACCAAAATGCTGAAGGAGAAGCGTAGACCGAGCCATCCTCTATCCGCCTCACAATCCACTCTTTAGTTGGTAGATGTTGCCCGTCCCAAACCGTATGGGGCTTTCCAGCCTCAAGAAAAACCTCTAAGGTCCTGTTGGGCAATATTTTTGTGTCTGATGGCCAGCAGTCTGACACGAGGTGTCCACAAATGAATGACATCAGGTGTGACTATGAAAATTAGGAAACCGGGGAAAAGTCTGATtaattctttttataaaataaataaaaacacattcataTGCCAAACCTCAATAATACTCAGAACTTTTAATcctatgtaaaataaaagtatcCACAGTTTTTCCGTTATTCCATTTCTTCATCGccttgttgggtttttttcccctttcagtGAATATCGAAGAGTTTATGTGCTAATAAATTACCATACTAGAATACTAATTCCTTAATACTCCTATTGTAATCCACCTAAGATTGTTGCAGTGTTACCTGCACCGTGTACCGATCAGATGTTAATCATCTGCCCGCATGGCCAGAAGTGTGAATGTTGTCTCCCTTCCACAGGGCCGCATGGAGTACCTGGTGAAATGGAAAGGCTGGTCTCAAAAGTAAGTGAGAGttattttgttcttcttttttttttttccaccccatgCACTTTTTCCATTAACGCCACTCATTGTGTTCTTGTGGATTTAGGTACAGCACCTGGGAACCAGAGGAGAACATTCTGGATGCTAGACTGGTGGCAGCCTTTGAGGACAGGTACAACGCTCCGTTCTCCCTATATTGTCCTTCATCAGGTCATACTGTCGTCCTAACTGTTTGTGCCATTACcgttctgtattttttaactCTAGGGAGCGTGAAAGGGAGCTTTATGGGCCAAAGAAAAGGGGACCCAAACCCAAAACGTTCCTCCTGAAGGTAAGGAACTAGCATTATACTCTGCTACTTTTGAATGAGACCTCTCCCAATGGTGGGAAACCCCATGAGGAAGGTCTTCATATTATCCTTATAATTAGGTATTAGCAAAACAAGGCATTCTGGCAAGCTTTGACTGAAGTAATATGATTATGGAAATGTAAATGAAGCTTCTACTTGGAAATCAGATGATGTCACTGTATCATATCCCCAGGCACAAGCAAAGGCCAACGCAAAGACCTACGAGTTCCGGAGTGACTCTGCCCGTGGTGTACGGGTTCCGTATCCAGGCCATCCACCTCAAGAGCTGCCATCTAGATCCAGAGAAGGTCTGAGGAGCATCCCAACCGCTTCCCAAGGAAGTAGCGGAACCAGAGGAGATGTTTTCCGAGAGAGGTTGTCGAGGGCAGACATTAGAGGGGACCATTACTCCCTGAAAATGAAAAAGAGGAAGCGAATCCATCATGGCAAAGGGCTCCATGACGCAGATCCCCACCACATGAGGACCTCTCCAGACACGTCACCGGACCAAGCAGAGCAGATGACCGCAAGGGCAGAGGAAGCCGGCCCTATAAAGTATCACTCTGGTCACAGTGTTATTCAGCTGGCCAGGCGACAAACCACAGAATTAGGGCCTTCTGGCCACACAGGAGCTGGCTATGCGCCCAGGGAACGTGAACTGATGGATGGTCAGGATATCCAAGAGCAGCCTGGCATTGACTCCCATCCAAAAAGGACAAAGCACAGAGCAGAGTTTGTGACCTCCAAGTGCCAAGAGACAGGCCCCAGGCACAGCTCAGGATACCAAGTGTCCGACTTCTACAGGGGAGCTCTGGGAACCCATAGAGGAAAACCTACCCTTATTGCTCGTATACCAGTTGCCAGGATTCTGGGGGAACCCGAGGAGGAACCGTGGAGACCCCCTGTAGACAACTTTGAGAAAGTACTGGTAACAGACGTGACAACAAACTTTCTTACGGTGACTATAAAAGAAAGCAACACAGACCAAGgcttttttaaagagaaaagatgaaatacgtgtatagaaacataaatatatattatacataaatgcaGAATATTATACACACGCGTACACAAGGAGCTGAAGGTCACCGAGGGTCACCAGGGAAAGACAACGTTGTCTGctcaatattatataaatgattAGAGAGGTGGgcttttaactctttttttttaagattttggcATTTCCAACCCTGTGCACCCACGCGGACGCACTCGCTGTCTGTTAGCGGTCGGAGCCGCCATTAGTCGTAGGGTGTAGTAGTTAGTTTATGGCAGAAGACCACCGGCGGCCCCCCGTTGCCCACATCTGCACGTCCACAATGCACAAGCCCGCAGAAACAGGGTACAAACTAATAAAAGATGGTGATCTTCTACTCGCTGGTCCGAGCGTTGGAGAAGAAGGACAACATAAGACGTCTTCATACCCACGCTTTCGTTTCCTCTCGCAAGGCGCTGCTGCCCCCCCAATGTGCTTTTGCGCACTATTATGGTCACACTACCCGCCGCTCCCCTTTACACaacctattttttatttgattatttagcTTGCACACTTACACTTTAGCCGGTTCCCCCATCTTTCTGGTGGAcagtgtagaaaaaaaatgtctctgtTTATAATCTCCGttgaaaatgttttctatttgctgtaaatatgttatttaaataatataattcatgAAAAGTATAAATCCACCAATTTatccctacaaaaaaaaaataataatcttgcaTTGTTTTGGTTCTttgtatatgttaatatatttgcttataaaaaaaaaaaaagtatgcctATATGTGTGTCTATACATGCAAAGTGGAATCttggtttttcctccccaatatGTTCTCACCCGTCCACTGTGAAATGCACGGGGGTTACCGATCCAGTAGTGGACCTATGGTacaacgctacggaatatgCGGGCACTCTatataacaattaataataagtaAATTCACATTATATGCTGATTATATTGTCTCTTACCAGCGACACAagtgtgatttttattattatttatttattattattttattattaaaaacagaTTCCAGTGGcagataaaatagatttttttccccgaCATCTGTGTTATATTTTGCGTGTATAATTTTTTAAGCTTTCAgtggtattttttaataatgcgCTTTTATATTATAGCAACATTTTTTGGCAGGCATATcaatgccccccaccccctttccCATTCCAATTTTCTGGACCATTTGTagtagaagtaaaaaaaaaaaagatttaaaacagATTATGGGGCAGGAGGTCGCCGGAGGGCCAGTAATGCCTTGTGTAGGAAAGGTGGCAACAATGCAGCGgcgttattattgatttatatagcgccatcatagtccGTAGCGCAAATCCCAGTATatggcaggttttttttttttcgtcccCGACGCACTCGGCAAAAAGAATGCAGTACCTTATGGGAGAAGCTGGAGTTACAGGGTTGCAGCTTCCCTCCATAGTCAGACGATTCTGGCTGCTGATCGAACACATTGGTAGCACTTTCTGCCCATGAAGGGTctcatacctgccaagtgtcccaatGTCTTCCTCTGCTGTTCCTTTTTATTCGAGGGTTTAACGGTCGGAAATGTGTTTAGAAAACGAATTCGTAAcagaatattttattctttatcgAAATGACCTGCCCAATTACTGAACAACGTGTCATAAAGTCATCAAAGGTGATGTCATAGGAACCAGATTGTTTTCTACAAAAAGTATTCTCCGCGTCCTGCCTTTTTAAGGGATTCTGCACTTAATTTTCAATACCTACTTCAAGGTCCTCCACCAACAATGTAGAGATTGTACGCTGGGAATGTGCGTGAATTGGTTCTGCGAAGGCGTTAGAATGAAGAGTTTTCCGCTGCGTTTGTATAGTAATTTCCACTCTTGCTGTATCCGGGGCTTCGGAGATTCCAATGCACCCCCAGTTAGAGGAGCAGACCTCCTACTTCATGTAAAATGCTTACTGAACCgggttttaattattataattaatattattaactaATGCAAAATGGGTGGAGCTAAGCTACAACATAGCGCCTCCTTTTTGGCTTCCATGTTACCCCCTCTGTTAATGCCGCTGTTTGCTTGGCTTGAGTTTAGCCCTGGGAGTAAGGATGATGTCGGAGGTTAAGAGGGTAAGAGTCTCAGGCAAGCCGGATGAAGGAGTTTTCGGCCCCTTCTCTGGACTCCTGCCTTTAGACCCCCACTTTTCTCTGCTTTTTTGCCTCGTGTTCTTTTTTCCGTCTGTTCTATTCTTTCCTCCCTCTTTGGCAATCTCTTTTGTTCTCTCTCACTTCATTTGCAGACATCTTTtccttttcccccccacttatCTTGCTTGtctgccttttacatttttcacccCCTTTCTAACTTATATTCTgcccctatacacacacatacatatatatatacacacacagacatatacacacacacagacatatacacacatatatacatacacacatatacacacacagacatacacacatatatacacacagacatatacatatatacacacacatagacatacacatatacacacagagacatacacacgcacacatacatacatacaaacagacATTTACACATAggtacacacagacatatacacacatacacacacacatacatacacacatgcaacCTTTTGTTCCAATACATTTCTTCtatttgcagacctggaggcggccgtCGTTGTCAGTCgtgatatttggggtgactTTACCTCCCACAcactacactgagctgatgctttatggcaatgctaataaggTCCATTCATTCGtaggctttcattagtcagggtgtccatctgggtgattaagactgagtcattctattgtttatcacaATCAGCACCAACGTATTACTAAGATTTCTGGGCTTGGCTCTTGGGATGAATATCTCCAGCCCTCGCTAGGATgactattaattatttatatgctTCTTGGTGATGGTGGCCTCAAGAGTCACCACTGAAGGAATTTCAGTGGTTCTTACATTTGTTCCGAGTTGTGCAGGCATTAcgttgtgggggggggcagatcccCAGATTTTTCCACCCTTTACTAAAAGTTTTGTAGAACCCAAACAACAAACTTGCTAATCATGGGTGATTTTCTGTAGGTTCACACTACCTGAAGAACCCGGCAGGACGTGCAGTTGGAGGACATCACCTCCTTTACCAGCAACCCCAGTAGAGATACCCATGAGCTTCACGGCACCCATCCAACCCTCTGAGCGAAGTAAAACTTCTTTtccttacatctaagcctcaaGTTCTAGATTATAACTTCCTTgttctaacgtttctcctcctttggaacAAACTCCTCTCCTTTAATCCCTTTGCCTGTTGTGATAACATCAAAAAGGATCACCACTTGGAGAAGCAACAGAAGGTCCATGGCTGCCAATTATTTATGGAGGCTTAACACCCCATTGTTTTATTTGGTCCTAAACTTAACCCTATGTAAGAATAAACACAATCAACAGTTATTTCCCCCCAGAAAATCCTTTTAACCAAAAACTCACggtttagctatttttttttaattcttagcTAAGCAGgttcacaagctgtttggctAAATACCTCTCTACCCCCTCTGCTATGTTTTACATTCCTGCGTCTGATAATAACTGGAATCCACAAGGATGTGAAATACAAGTAAATTCCATGGCTTGGCTCTCTGTCTGCAGTCCTTGGCGAAAGAAGGACACGGAACGCCGTGATCATATTTATGGAATGCGTTAACCCTCCGAATCCCAAAAATACTCAAAAAGTTGGATGGGAATCCAGAACTTCTCCTTCGTTACGCACCCTCAACGTGGCCGTTTTAGGGAATTTTaaaccataaaaaagaaaatatagctaCATCCTCACCTGCAATGATGGGTTTTGAGCATTAGGTCCCTGATGTCTCGTTCTTGGTGGGATAAAACCCAACACTTATTTAAAGACAGATATCCCTGAACTTTATCTCCTGTAAACACGTCCTTTATAGAAACCTGGTCCTCAACCTGTCACCCTTGTGAAGACCGGTACAAGATATTGTTTTGGGGCCAATGATCATTTCTAGGCGGGTCCATCACTTAATAGCTATTTGGTAATTACTCTAGAAGGAAACTACTCCCTAtatgcaggactacatctcccataatgctcttgcagtgaaggggctggctgaggagcatGGGAGAGTATTGCagtagctggagggccgcaggttggacacccctgcccttTATACAAAGTTCTATCGAAGTGGGGGCTCCACGAGAATCTCAGACATGTAAATGTTCTAAACTCGTGAACGTGTTAGATAGACAGACGCTTGTGAGTCCAGACCTGTTGGCAGAACACCTGGTTTTTGGGAGCACCGGAAGATCTTTGAACTTCTATCTATGGTCCGCCGATCACAAGTTTACAACCGGAACACATCAATATTACAACAGGGGGGCAAggcctaggttattccttgccccccctccgaatttggaaccacccaacggattgcccaggacagtcccgcaatgggactttaagtcccgggcagccgcaaacgctttttttttatttttatttttttgacgacgaggaagagagagagggtcgcctagcaaccgctcgcaCCCCCCCCCGTCTCCTCCACAAGGCCTCTACcttccgtcgcggtgccggtgTTTAATGCttagcgccggtatatgacgtcatatccggcgcccagcagtgaagcagagcGGGAAGATGGAAGCCTCGTTCTCCGGCcgcaggacttaaaggtgagtgaaatacaaagggggagagggtagataatgagtaGGGAGAGAGGagtgagaggggttagaaagttataagggaggcagaaggggtagaaagtgaaaAGAGtgagggtagaaagtgataaggagGGAGTGGGGGAAAAtagtgaggaagagggtagtaagaatattgaattgaagtgtgaatgagtgagatgcaTTGTCTgagtgagggagagcatgagttaatgtgtttttgtgtatcatagatgtataattgtggaagggcaaacatggcactagcaggatgtttgagccttggggaccaagatggcacagacagggtgtataagggacaaagatggcaaaggccggactgtttggggacaaagttgacttgtgctgggctatttggggacaaagatggcaaatcttatgtgtgttatctgggtgctggtcaggttctatgtgggcagtgtggacgccagggctggctttggggtttgcaacctgtgatctatgcctgtaatttagggggttttaatatacctttaatgctgtgtttttatgtgaattccgaTTGATCTggacctgcaaagctgggtttttgtgttattctgtagatcatatctgctatgctatgtttccatacattatttatgtgtacctgcaaatacagggttaatatgtcttattcagttgattaatgcctgcaatgctgtttccatgtgtttatttgatctatacctgcgatgctacatttcatatattattattgtatacctgcaaatacaggatttgtttgtctgattctgtttgttTGATATagaccttcagtgctgagatcacaagtgaatttccatacatgcaaagctgggtttgtgtgttaatgtgttgatttatacctgctatcgggtctaatatttatatatatatatatatattggcaactggggctaatagtaatatatatgggcagcagggtctaatattaggccctgaaatcatgtagtggaaaagttaaggtattgtgttgtttactctataatatttatttcaatatatagtcgtactaaattgtggcttcaggcttcccatgttgaatggtcaagtattttattttccaataacaaaagtatcattccatagcacattatatatgttttttcagtggtatgatttaatggtggaaatgaTTCATGCCCCCCcggtttgactgtggtatcttgtgtgccccccctatatattgtttctagagtcgccactgcgcGTAGCACAAGCTTCTATAGCCTGACAGCTGCCAAACCTCtacaaacatttacattaattattgtAGGACCTCCCTTGTCCACTGGGGGGCGCTTTAGTTAAGACCGCTCAACTGTTTTGTTTTGCCTGTTGTACAAATTATACAGTTC from Spea bombifrons isolate aSpeBom1 chromosome 13, aSpeBom1.2.pri, whole genome shotgun sequence encodes:
- the CBX8 gene encoding chromobox protein homolog 8 isoform X1, whose amino-acid sequence is MELSAVGERVFAAESLLKRRIRKGRMEYLVKWKGWSQKYSTWEPEENILDARLVAAFEDRERERELYGPKKRGPKPKTFLLKAQAKANAKTYEFRSDSARGVRVPYPGHPPQELPSRSREGLRSIPTASQGSSGTRGDVFRERLSRADIRGDHYSLKMKKRKRIHHGKGLHDADPHHMRTSPDTSPDQAEQMTARAEEAGPIKYHSGHSVIQLARRQTTELGPSGHTGAGYAPRERELMDGQDIQEQPGIDSHPKRTKHRAEFVTSKCQETGPRHSSGYQVSDFYRGALGTHRGKPTLIARIPVARILGEPEEEPWRPPVDNFEKVLVTDVTTNFLTVTIKESNTDQGFFKEKR
- the CBX8 gene encoding chromobox protein homolog 8 isoform X2, which translates into the protein MEYLVKWKGWSQKYSTWEPEENILDARLVAAFEDRERERELYGPKKRGPKPKTFLLKAQAKANAKTYEFRSDSARGVRVPYPGHPPQELPSRSREGLRSIPTASQGSSGTRGDVFRERLSRADIRGDHYSLKMKKRKRIHHGKGLHDADPHHMRTSPDTSPDQAEQMTARAEEAGPIKYHSGHSVIQLARRQTTELGPSGHTGAGYAPRERELMDGQDIQEQPGIDSHPKRTKHRAEFVTSKCQETGPRHSSGYQVSDFYRGALGTHRGKPTLIARIPVARILGEPEEEPWRPPVDNFEKVLVTDVTTNFLTVTIKESNTDQGFFKEKR